CTGGTCGAGCGGAACGTCGTCCTGCGGGAGGGCGCCCGCCGCGGGATCACGGTCCCTTTCGCCGCCCTCGAGGAAGAGGTGACGAGGTACCGGGCCGACTTCCCCGAGGGGGGGCTGGAAAAGGCGCTGGTCCAGGTGGGAATGAGCGCGCAGGAATGGCGGGAGCGGGTGCGGGGCTCGCTCCTCTACCGGAGATCGGCCGACGCCATCGCCTCGTCCCTGGTTTCCGTGACGCCGGAGGAGGTGGCGGAGGCGTACCGGAAGGAAGCGAGGCCCGCGGGACGGCCGGAAAGGATCCGGCTGCGGCAGTTCCTCTTCGAGTCCGAATCGATCGCCGAATCGGCCCGGGAAG
This sequence is a window from Thermodesulfobacteriota bacterium. Protein-coding genes within it:
- a CDS encoding peptidylprolyl isomerase, giving the protein LVERNVVLREGARRGITVPFAALEEEVTRYRADFPEGGLEKALVQVGMSAQEWRERVRGSLLYRRSADAIASSLVSVTPEEVAEAYRKEARPAGRPERIRLRQFLFESESIAESAREGLRERFRGGGDSGAGGVDLGFFSKEELPGELPPGLFGMEVGEVSGPVVLDCSVSLFRVEAREAAGAHTAESEEERIRESLLAARREEAFRRWLSRAAMNASVRVHAELLKKLYEEKR